The Limnochorda sp. LNt genome includes a region encoding these proteins:
- a CDS encoding uracil-DNA glycosylase: MREEPRQLSLFETDTDEPAVRPPRPADRAPEARPVDPETEWLRRLAAAPDLATLEAIVKTCHRCPLRAGCTQVVFGEGHPRAALMLVGEGPGQVEDETGRPFVGPAGQLLDRMLAAIGLARQDVYIANVVKCRPPHNRVPTPEEAAACWPNLRRQIELVRPRIILCLGATAARQLVEPRASVSAMRGRWWVRDGVRYLVTFHPAALLRDPSKKRLAWQDLQMVRQALDEGAEAAG; encoded by the coding sequence ATGAGAGAAGAGCCACGCCAGCTCTCGCTGTTCGAGACGGACACCGACGAACCGGCGGTCCGCCCGCCGCGGCCGGCGGACCGAGCGCCCGAGGCCCGTCCCGTCGACCCCGAGACCGAGTGGCTGCGCCGGCTCGCCGCCGCGCCGGACCTGGCCACGCTCGAGGCCATCGTCAAGACCTGTCACCGCTGCCCCCTGCGAGCCGGGTGCACCCAGGTGGTCTTCGGCGAGGGCCACCCCCGGGCGGCCCTCATGCTGGTGGGCGAAGGGCCCGGTCAGGTGGAGGACGAGACGGGGCGGCCCTTCGTGGGGCCGGCGGGCCAACTGCTCGACCGGATGCTGGCCGCCATCGGACTGGCTCGCCAGGACGTCTACATCGCCAACGTCGTCAAGTGCCGGCCCCCCCACAACCGGGTCCCCACTCCCGAGGAGGCCGCCGCCTGCTGGCCCAACCTGCGCCGCCAGATTGAGCTGGTGCGGCCGCGGATCATCCTTTGCCTGGGGGCCACCGCGGCCCGGCAACTGGTGGAGCCACGGGCCAGCGTGAGCGCGATGCGGGGGCGGTGGTGGGTGCGGGACGGCGTCCGGTACCTGGTCACCTTTCATCCGGCGGCGCTGCTGCGGGACCCCAGCAAGAAGCGGCTGGCCTGGCAGGACCTCCAGATGGTGCGCCAGGCCCTCGACGAGGGGGCCGAGGCCGCAGGCTGA